The stretch of DNA atcggggacgcccagcccaatagacggctggtgggcccccgtcgcgtagtgccatatatagaggaggtggggactgcgGCGTAGATTGCGAGGTTCGCCGCAGCTACAGTTCCTACcatcctaaaccctaacccgatctagAGAGGGGGGCTGTCAGCGACGGGAAGCTCCACcgtgccgcgccgtcgccgccactggCTCGCCGTCGACTACAACACCGCCAACCCTGCACTGCGCGTCGCTGCCCTAGCGCAGAACGCCACCGACGAACCAGCAGAGGCTTCCAGCGAGCTATTTCTTCTACAGAAAGGGAGTACAACCCGCCGATCTACTCCTAGAGGTCCTAAAGaatctaacaatggtatcagttaGCCGATCTAGCGAGTAGATCGAGTTTTGGGTAAAGAAATCagaatgaaaagaagaagaaagaaagattTCGATTCGAATTGGATCGACAGAAAGGATCACAAACCCTAGCCAAGAAAGGGCCGTGGGACATACCTgctgcgccaccaccgccggccgtgTTGGTCACCAACGCCGGTAGTCGCTCGACGCCGTGTGGGAAAGAACAGAGGCGCCGCTCCGGGCCGCCTCGCTGGCGCTCGGGCTCGAGCACTACCGCAAGGcctctcgacggcggcgcgttcATCCTTTGGCGAACGCGCGCACCAGCGAGAGGCCCTACAGCGGCGCCGTCACTCCGGGCGACCATGGCTCGCCTCTGCGCGGTACCGGCCCGGGGGGGGAGAAAAGAAGGGATCCTGGCACCTGCTAGGCCACGGAGCCAGCGAGGGggcgtgcagcggcggcgccgcctcctgcctgccaagggccgccgccgctcggtgctcagaaaagagaaggaaaagaaagaacgaCGCGGGGGCGGCTGGACTGGATCCAGCGGTGGTGTCCCTCGCTGGCGCTGACGGCCAAGGTGGCCGGTCGCCatgggcggccgccgccgtgcagctCCGAGAAAGGGGAGGGAGAAAGCAAAGCTAGGGTTacggggcgccggcggcagtTTTGATCCCGCGAAATTGGCGGACGACCGTCAGATTCAATCCGACGGCCGAGAGCGATTGGCGCCCGATGGGCCAAATCCAGCCCAAGCAGGCGGATTTGGGCCGCGCGCAAGTGGCTGCAGGGCCACCAAGTCGCCGGGGAGAGCCGAGCAGGCCGAGCCATGCTGCTGGGCCGGCTACATGCACAACAAAGTTTTTGAATTAAAGTTTTTTCTTTTCAGAAGCATTCTTTtgaatttgtttttttatataGTTTTCATCTCTActcaattttgaaccaacgagattAATTGTTTAGAGAGTGGACAAGTACAAAGTATTTGCTTCTGAAAAGAAATTAGGTTATATGCCTATGTTTCCGTTGCAAAGTTAAAGTTTTATCCTCCatttaaattggaaccaacgggaAAAATTAAATAGAGGAGTAGAAAGATATTGGTTTAAAGTtaaattatggtattgttattttctgaccaacgttgatgatagcaatattataatttttattacGAGTTTAAGTTCAATATTGAATCTCTGAATTGCATCGAAGTGATCAATTTTTCAGAGAATAGAGAGACAAAGAATTGCttctgaaagaaagaaaagttttccgctgcaataagAAAGAAAAGCTTAGATGAGTTTTTTTTCCCCTGTGGGAAAAAGCTGCCTTAGAAGATTAAGGTGAAGAAAGCTTCCGCTGTTATAAGTCAAAGATTGTTTTTGGCATTATTTTGCCATTGTAAAGTGTCAAGTCGAGCATTATTTTGctcttaaaaaaatttaaaatttattatgatgttgtcattttctgaccaaagttgatgatggcaatattataattttttgttctagtcatgtgttctatttctgcccaacggtgatatagaaatAAAAGTAAAGGAAAAttgtatgttttaattttgaccaatgtTAAATTAAAACATACAATTCTTCTCAATTAGAGAGAAATTGACAAACAAAACTTGATTCCGATCAACGCTACAGATAAAGTTTTGGGCTGCTCAGTTGCCTTATTGAGATTAAGAAAGAAAAGAGCATGTGTCATTCTGACTTTTTGGGTGATATGGAAAAGAGATGCAACTATTTCCGAAAAGTTTTTGGTTTCTCTCACTAAAGTTTTACTGATATTGTAATTCGttaaattttctgattaaattggaaccaacgggaagatttaatcagaaaataaaGTATATATGCATGTTTTAGTCATTATGATCAAAGTTTCTTCGTCCTTCAACAACAGTAAAGATAATGGTTAAAATGAGTTTGATGCATGTTCAGTTTGACCAATGTTGAATTAAACATGTATTACCAATACATTTAAAGTTTTATACCGCATGTCGGGAAAGTTTTTGGCACTTGTGTCACTTATATCCTGCATGACAGGAAAAGTTGTGATAGCCCATATGCTACTtgagtatcacataaaagtAAAGAAGTCTGGGGGAGTTTTTTAAAGTTATCCTAGCAATTCTCATGCACTATTGTTGGATAGTGACTTGAAAAGAATCGAAGGATTAAAAGAAAGTTGTATGCGAACCAAAATTGCAAgcatgacttgcaaaagtatAGCAAAATGAAGACCTTGATGTTGATGAGTTCTTAAAAGTGCAACAAATAAAAAACTATGAGGAGCTCTTGAAAAGGAACGAGAAAATAGTACTCCCATTATTTTGTATGACTTGGTCATATGAATAAAGTTCTAGTAATGAAAGACTCCTCGTTCACAAGTGTTAAAAATagtttcgaaattatggcaaTAAAGTTTGTgtcatatttcgagggggagaaagattagaaagacaagaaagattaagatttagagagaatttcccCGCAAAGTTAAATGCGATGCATTTTTTAAAGCAAGAATGATCTATTAAAGAAGAATATGACTgaaaagggagtacaacggtcataaCATTGATACCCCAATTACAAAAACAAGTAAATTTCTGGAGTTTTCAGCTCCAAATAGGACGAAAAGATAATTAAGTCTCAAATCAACCGAAAAGAAAAGGTGGTGCTTGAAGCACCCTACGAGGCTTGTAAAGACTGAACCGAGGCTTTTAAAGACTGAACCCAAACACAAGCTCGAAGATATTCCATCTTTACAATAGATGGGATAATCTGGGGGAGTAAGTATGCCAAGAACTAAGGCTTGAAGAGAAGTGAGAACTGTATGTTCACTCCGATGATTCAAGCACTACAATTGTCTCATCATATATTGAGGTGTTGATTAAATGACAGAAATTGAGGTGTCTCATTTATCGAGGTGGCAAGAAGCCATAAAATATGTCATGAGACCTAGaagttttaaatttattttggaacataGAATAAGTTCCTAACAGAACCAAGACAGTAGGTTATAATGGATCTACAAGATTAAATGTGACTTCATAGGGAACATGAAAAGTCGCTAAGTACGACTTGTGGCCAAAAGATTTATGCAAAGACAAAGGATAAGTTCTAATGAGACATTTTGTACAATCTCATGAAAGaattcttttagaatcatagTGACATTGGTGCATACTACTTTTAGaattgcatcagatggatgttggtGAAATATCTTCCAATGAAGATTTGTACGAGAAAGTGTATATACATGACATAACCAAATGGttttgttgtggaaagaaaagaacatcCGAATATCATCTGATGAAATCAGAATAGTGGTATCTGAAGTTTTATGAGAACGAAGAAAGTTTTGGGTTTTAATTAAAGGTCAAGACGACaaattgcaaatatgcaaagtttGAAGATGGGAAATTATTTTTCTACAAAGTTCAAAGAAGGTTATTATGACCTCTAGTTTTGATAAAATAATCTCGGTGAAAAATCATTCACTCTAAGAAATGAAAATTCACTGGGATAAAAGTAAAGGGAGTATTAAGGATTATCGCAgagagcatacttagaaaagagttctgaaagatatatagtatgcatgcgagtaagcctacgcctgtcctattgtcaagggtaatagttttggaatttttaggattccaggaaccgttatatgatcgatcaaaagaaaaaggttccatgtgcttcagctgttggaagcaaaattagtgctcaaaagaatttaccctgacatagcgcaagtatccgggacattttggcagaagtctagtccagcaatagatcactggaatggagttatagaatgttttgcaattttgtaaaatattaTCAGCCTCATGCTAAATAAGAAAGGAACATGTACTCTCAAAATGTTGTGAGTAAATAGATTTAAGTTTTGGCGAgatgtttagtgaagcccacagtagtagctaacactcgcgcttggagttttattttggaaaagctccaaagcaaaatagttgtgTATCCAAAGTTTAGCATTATATGAGGCTacaggacaggcaaaatggttgAGGAAACCTTTACTcggaattgataatggtagacaGCAGCGATATACCATTCGAATGTTTTCACTCCTATGGCAACATGTCaagtgtgctgccaaacactttgACGGTGAGttatatgttgcaaaggagaaaatccagaatcatatgaaaGTATTAAGCATCAAAGTATCAAGCAAGTGCTTGCAGATCCGCTTACTAAAGGTCTACCGcccaagtcgacatgggttttacgggagacctatgatttctggattaccaaagggcccaaagaaaggttaAAAGAAAGGTTAAGGTCTTGTTTCAATACAGAAAGGTGTATTGTGACTGTTAGTCTGGCAGTAAGTGATAACTGTCATGATGAAGCACGCCCTACGTACCAATCTGCAATGAGACGAGGACCAAGAGCAAAACAAGTAAAGAAAAAGTAAAGTGTTAAGTCTAAGTTGAATAGTTTAAAGTACAAAGGTGAGATCAAGAGGGAGAATGTTAGTTTGATCTCCACCgggccagtccaacgactgggccaaccttgactcgcgtcctgatcggggacgcccagcccaatagacggctggtgggcccccgtcgcgtagtgccatatatagaggaggtggggactgcgGCGTAGATTGCGAGGTTCGCCGCAGCTACAGTTCCTACcatcctaaaccctaacccgatctagAGAGGGGGGCTGTCAGCGACGGGAAGCTCCACCGtgccacgccgtcgccgccactggCTCGCCGTCGACTACAACACCGCCAACCCTGCACTGCGCGTCGCTGCCCTAGCGCAAAACACCACCGACGAACCAGCAGAGGCTTCCAGCGAGGTATTTCTTCTACAGAAAGGGAGTACAACCCGCCGATCTACTCCTAGAGGTCCTAAAGAATCTAACACGATGGAAAGGCTCGAATATTGTCTTTGGGGGTAAGGGAAGGAGAGGTGACCTGTTCTTAATTGGCAGGTTATGTATGTAACCTCTTTTCCTGGCAGCCGCACATAAGAACCTGGAATCCACtcccctcttaatgaaaaacgtgctcaggcacggtcgcgaaaaaagaACCTGGAATCCACAAACTCAGGTTGGATGTCatacaagaatcgtgatagcaTCGTCCAGACACCCTTCGGAGCAATGGCCACATTCTCATAGTAGAAGGGTGGCCCAATAGCTTTTGAGGGTAGACACCTGTCCACTGATCTTAATCTCTGATTTGGCAGGTTAAACCCAACCATTGGATTTGGGAGAGGCATTGGTTCGTCACTGCTACTATCTAAGGGCCCTCTACTTCCTTCTTCAGCACCTTcaaatctcttcctcttttcctttcttcttccataAGAATTATCCTGTAGAAGTACAAACATTGTTCCAGTTCCATGCCACTTAATTTAAATAACCAACCATTTTTGCTTATAGAAATGGACAGTTATACCAATACTGAAAGTTACCTCATGATCAGAGAAATGGCCATAATAACCATCTTCTGAAGCTTCTGAAGTATAGATTAAATCAACCAAAACAGACATAGGTGCATCCTGCCCTAGTAATTTTAAACCGAAGTAGACAGAACCAGTGAATAAAGAAATTTGGAGTGTGCCTAACTGGAAAGTAAAAGGAATAAATAGTGAAGATGCATGCATCTCAGTTAGAAAAGGCAGTAGAGTCTGCCAGAGATATGTTCGCTTACAAGCAACAGAGATATTTTTTATTGACAGCAACAGCCAGTGAGTTCTTGACTTAGTGTTCTCactttaaactaaaaaaattactTCTACAGCCCCCTAACTTTATGCAAAAAATAAATCAAGCTTGGCAAAAAGCCGCCAGATCAGGCTATGTCAGTTGAAGAAATGCATCAAAGACTACAGGTTTCAGGTTTGAGCCTTTGAGGAAATTTCTCAGAAAactagaaagaaaaagaaagattgATAATCACATGAAACATGACAATTATGTTATTCGGCCGATTGATTCTACAAAAGACCAGTTCAGTAGGCTAAAACTTAACCTTAGAATAAGGAAGTGGGTGAAATAAGGTGATTAAAATGCAAAATAGCATGATGCCGTGATTAAAATGCAAAATAGCATGATGCCGCCCATATaaacaagagaaaaaggaatagGAATTTTATTTATGAGCATGACCAAAAAGACATTTGCAACAACTTCACTAGAGAGCATACCACATCTAACAACAGCCATTTCTGCTTCATCTTTAGGAAAACCCATTCTAACTAGGGATTTGATTTTCTCATCCTTTTGTGATATGCCTTGTAGGAAATCCTGCATAAAAGCACATGTTAGAAAGCACTGAGAGTATTCGAACAGATGCAACCTGAATTCTTGTGAAGAACATTTTTATGGACCTTGAAAGGTATCAAGAGATAGCACTAAATTTTAATTAGGGAAATACGAAATTTTAGTACCTAGTTacaaaattattttccaattaGCTGCATGGAGCTCTAGATACACAAGTCTGTAGGAAATCGTCGATAATATTGACATCTCAGCACCTCAAAGAGGTGAACGAGGAAGCACTCAAGAACATAAATGTCGTGCTCATCTCAAGAACCATACAGGAGAACAACATCAGGACATGATTAGTTAGCAAGGTTCCCTGGGGCAATGTCTACGGGCGCTCCCCCGATGGCAGCTACACTGGCAGCAAGGCATTTCTGCAGCCACCCGTGGCCACACCACATGAAGGTGCAGTGAAACCGCCACCGTGGCCCATGTCAGTCACCAAACTCTATTCACGTCACTGTGGTGGCACTGGCACTTATGTTTATAGGCCCATGGATGCACAACACGACCCAAATTCTATCTCTAACCAGCAATGACAACTCAAGTCCAACTGTAACCTACTTATACACATTTAACACAAAACTAATAAAGTCAAAAACTGGAAACTACCGGACGAAACCACTGATAGACAGAACTATGAATGCTGTTGCACCATACAATCACCATAGGGAAAACATAACGATCACGATGAAAGAGCATGGAATCTATACCTGGATTATCAAGCTTAATAATTATACGCGAACATGTACATTTGCCTAAGACAACCGCCAACccccaaaataaaaaggaaaaataaatacGAAAACAAAGCACATCCTATTTAGGCTACAGTTATGTAAGCAGCAGCTGTTTCGTTTACATGAATGGATGTGAATAAATGACCCTATGATTTGCACCAAGTAACCGATTTGTACAGTGGCACAAATGTAAGGGCGTGGTTACCATGAAACAAGTGCAAAACTAATTTACATGGGATCTGGTAGATTAATCGAATCATCAAAATTCAAGTACAGTGACAATAATTTTGATCAAGTGGGGAGTTTGAAAGTACctcatcatcagaatcatctgatATACGATCCCTGTTGCTACTCCTACCACCACCCTGCGCATCACGATTTGTAAGAATACCGTTGTTTTCGTCAACAGTCCGAGGTCCGCAACCAGAAGCAGAGCAGTTATCTACTGAAGGTTCACTGCTTATCGCCTAAATTTCAAATATCACTTGTAAAACAGAAATATCTTTCCCAACATCCAATAATTATAAGCGGATAAAAATGAATAATCAATAAAAGAAGCCCATTGATAAATACCTTGTAGGTCAGAAGAAGCTCTAGTAATGACTTTGCACCACCATCCCCTGAAAACAAAAACAGTAGTAAAATAGTATGCAAGAACAGTTGCAGACAAAGAAAAAACAGTAGTAAAAGAGTATGCAAGAACAGTTGCAGACaaagaaaatgagaaaatgCTTGGAGggggaaaaaggagaaaaaatatTATACTACATACCATTCTCCTTAATGAGACCCTTCCCTACAAAGTGCTCCACCAAAGAGGCAGATGGCCCGGCTCCGTTGATCTTCCCACTGTCATGCTTCCACACAGTTCCACAAGCAGACACCACATTACGATCATAAGCAGAAACAAGGTAATGCTAACATGAGCTGAACAAATTAAGCTACGCATTTGCGTGCTTGTACCAATCCCTTAGCTGCCTTACCAGCATGGACGGACCAGGAGCACCTAGCTGGTTCCTCGAGGGCGCAATTGGCGAGCCAGCTCGGCCGAGGTTCTCCGACACCTCGCCATCACTGTCCGACTCAAACTTCTCAGCTTCGTCGCTATCGCTGATCCAGCCCTGTGGGATACACGAATTCAGCCCCACGCAAGCTTAAGGCACCTCAAATAACAGCTGAACCAAACCAACAACAATGCCAATGTACAATACGAAATGTAAAACCATACACTAGGTAAAGGTCCGTGCGATGCTACAGGCACATAATtttgaacaaaataaaataattctAAATAGTGGCGGGGGACGGAATAAAATTGAGGAGAGGTGAAATCCATCACCATCAATTTATCAAAATATATAAGAACAGTAATTATAAGTAATTTTGTGTCCAATTCACCACTAAAAAATTGCAAACTGCAGTTGCCacctcttgttggcattggcCTTACCTTTTCCCTTCTAATCCATCTTTACTTTCACCATGCTTCCTAAATTAACCAAGCAACAAAACACACATAACAGAAAAATGAAGAACTAAGCTTTTAAGCAACAATAGCTTCTTGTAGGACCCGTGTACTCAGTGCTCGTGCTTTGCTTGCTCTGTTTGGAGTTCGACTGTGTGCATGCTCCAGCGCCAATGGAGCAATGGATGGCTGAGGGCTGGCCGGCGGGGATTCCATGCCAACAGGGCACAGCGGCCTCTTCATCCGCCGCTCGGCCGCTGTTCACCTACCTAAATAGcaagactttatttaatactcctttgtaattagactttatttaatactcctaaatagcaagattctctttgacGAGAAGACAGGTGTAAAGTTTAGCCCTCTGGAAACAAACAGTGGCTTATTAGTACAGCTACAACACAAACCGCCAATATGAGTAGTGTTCCTAATTGCAACACTAACTCTCTTATCGCAACCAagccaagcaaaaaaaaaaaaggtttctaAGCCGTTGCCTGCCGCACAACCCacaaggaagctagccgagagCAGTTGGGGCGATGACCCTGGCACCATGCCTATCGAGCTGAGCCACGGTTGCTGTTGCCTTGAGCTTGCCTGCGCTCCAGAAGGCGTCCACCATCCTGCCGCCAACCTCCTCCCCCTTCTCCTCGCCGTCGATCACCACCACCGCCGTGGGCCCTGCCCCGCTTATGGTGCACCCCAGCGCCCcggcctgcagcgccgccgccttcacggCCGCCATGCCAGGTATCAGGGGCGCCCTGCTCGGCTCCACGATGCCATCTGACGACATGGCGGAGCCGATCAGCCCCGCGTCCCCCTGCAGCACGcccgccaccagcgccgccgcctggctcgAATTGTGAACGTGCTGCTGCACGCCCACCTCCTTGGGCAGCGCCGCGCGCATCTTGCTCGTGGGCGCCTCGAAGTTGGGGGTCACCAGGAccaggtggaggcggaggcccgGCGGGGAGGCCAGAGGGACCAGGTGAAAGGGCTCGCAGCTACGCACCAGGACGAAGCCGCCCAGGATGGCGGGCGCAATGTTGTCAGCGTGGAAGCCGCTGACGGCCTTCTCGGACTCGAGGCCCGCCAGGACGAGGTTGTCGCACCCGAGGCGCGAGCCGAAGAGGGCGTCCacggccttggcggcggcggcggcggaggccgcggaaGAGCCCAGGCCCGAGCCCAGCGGCAGGCCCTTGGTCAGCTGGATGGACACGGCGTGGGACCGGACGCCGAGAGCGCGGAGCGCCGCGATGGCGGCCACGCCCGCGCAGTTACGGAGCGGGTCCTTGGAGAggcgggcggcgaggtgggGGCGGGACGGGGAGGTGACGGAGGCGATGGAGACGGTGCCGGGGGGTAGGGTGGGGTCCAGGGTGGCCGTCACCGTGTCgccgagggagagggaggcgtcGGCAACGGCGCATCCGAGGAAGTCGAAGCCCGGGCCGAGGTTAGCCACGGTGGCGGGCGCGAAGGCCGTCACGGACTGGAAGGCCGGGGCgggttcggcggcggcgcggaccctGAGCAGGGCTCCGGAGAGGAGGGAGACGAGCGAAGGGCGGGCGGACCAGGCCAGGACCTGGTCCTGGTCCTTTCCCTGCGTTCGGCTGGTGACTCCTGCCCCAGCGCTACAGTATTTCATTGTCAGTCGCTTCAGATTCCGTCTTCggccaccagccaggtaacaatattttttttctcacaccactccagctccagcctgccgaacgcgattcgtctcgcgatttacaactcatatgtgcaaaaagttttataaatagatttaatttaatatttcaaattggtaagatttttttaaaaaaaaattgcaaaaaaaaactaaacacggccttagttGAGATATACTAGCTTTGCTCAGgttatctttcaaaaaaaaatctttgctCAGGCACAAAGGATCTGCAGCTTCGAatgccgagagagagagagagagtaggaaTTAGGAAACCTACCGCCATTGTTAGAAGGCGGAGGACGGGAGGAGCCGAGGCGGTCGCGAGCCCGCGACGACGACAGATGACCGACCGCCGACGACGGCGCAGGACTGGCTCCTCGCCTCCGCCCCTCCGAGAGACCGAGACAGCTTCCGCAGGGTGTAGGCACGTCGCCGTTGATAGCTCGCTGACAAGTGAGGCCGTATTGCTCTCAAGCAGGCTTGTCAGAGTATTAACTGGCTGGCGGCTGCTATCTAGGGAGGGACGCCGCCGCGGTCGCAGGGAGCGAGGATGTTGCAGGCGGTGTGGTTCGTCTATTTTTTGGCATTCACTGTATGTGTAGCTCGCGCCTCGTAGCAAGAGGAAATGGAAAGGGCGAGAAAATAAACGAACTACAGTTTTAAAGATTTCCAAAGCTATATTTGGACCATTAATTTTTCATAGAATACACAATCGATTGCTATAGAAACAATGCTATATTAAAAGTTTTTTGAAATACAAATCCATTTGTTTAGGTTTTACTCCAAAATACAAATCATGCATTGATTGATACATATAATTAGCTAATGATAGATCAGAAGTTTGATTTTCGAAGTCCTAATTCATCTACTACAATATTTGCACGAACGAATTCATATACAGCAACAAAAGGATTAAAACACTACACAAGACCGGTATAGAAATTAGAAGTAGAAAGCAACGTTTCCACAGTAAGTTGAGCAAGCAAGCAGAATAGAGTTTAACCGCGAGTGTAATAAAGATCGACCTTTGCACGTCAAAGATACTCCTTCGTTCCTTCCAACCATGGATCTGAAAGGCAGTTAATAAAATTTAAAACGAGCTTAGATTACATTTGCAATTTGCGGACGGGAGCATCTAGAGTTCtgcaagagaaaaaaaaatgaagcaaAACGTCACCATAAGAACATGCTCAGTTCAAGTAACCAATTGATCGCAAAACATCCGATTGTCAGGGCATGAGCAGACCGCATGGGATTGATGGAGCCATAGAGGATGGACGATGAGCATGCGCCGTGCCTGTTTTACATAGGGCACATGCCACCACACCGAAC from Panicum virgatum strain AP13 chromosome 9K, P.virgatum_v5, whole genome shotgun sequence encodes:
- the LOC120646877 gene encoding DNA (cytosine-5)-methyltransferase DRM2-like translates to MKYCSAGAGVTSRTQGKDQDQVLAWSARPSLVSLLSGALLRVRAAAEPAPAFQSVTAFAPATVANLGPGFDFLGCAVADASLSLGDTVTATLDPTLPPGTVSIASVTSPSRPHLAARLSKDPLRNCAGVAAIAALRALGVRSHAVSIQLTKGLPLGSGLGSSAASAAAAAKAVDALFGSRLGCDNLVLAGLESEKAVSGFHADNIAPAILGGFVLGWISDSDEAEKFESDSDGEVSENLGRAGSPIAPSRNQLGAPGPSMLHDSGKINGAGPSASLVEHFVGKGLIKENGDGGAKSLLELLLTYKAISSEPSVDNCSASGCGPRTVDENNGILTNRDAQGGGRSSNRDRISDDSDDEDFLQGISQKDEKIKSLVRMGFPKDEAEMAVVRCGQDAPMSVLVDLIYTSEASEDGYYGHFSDHEDNSYGRRKEKRKRFEGAEEGSRGPLDSSSDEPMPLPNPMVGFNLPNQRLRSVDRCLPSKAIGPPFYYENVAIAPKGVWTMLSRFLYDIQPEFVDSRFFFRDRA